A window of Hevea brasiliensis isolate MT/VB/25A 57/8 unplaced genomic scaffold, ASM3005281v1 Scaf7, whole genome shotgun sequence genomic DNA:
CAGATACACAAACCCATACATTCAAGTCGAAATGCTCCGCAGACCCATAGCTTCACTGTATAGTCATTGCAGACTAATCGAGCAAGGGTTGTCTTGCCAACCCCTCCCATTCCAACGATGGGTATTCCGCAGAAACCATTAGAGCTAACATTTTCATCAGATATCAACATTCGAATGATCTTCTCCCTATCATCATTTCTACCATACACACCAGGCTCAGTCAATAAGGAAGTTGTCTCTAGTTTTTGTCTTGCTCTAGATGAACTTCCTCAACAGTGTCACTCAAACCAATAACATCTTTTTGACTTACAACGTATCAGAAATAATCTTGCGACATTTAGAGAAGACATCCCATACCTTTCTATTGATTTGAGACTGGGGTTCCTGCTGATCTTCCATTGCTTTGAATGCAATCTCATCCAACACATCCTCTGCATCGTAAACCGCATGTTTGAGCTGCTTCAGCCAAGCTCCGATAACGGGCTTCTCAAATCGCTTTTCCTCTG
This region includes:
- the LOC131177689 gene encoding putative disease resistance RPP13-like protein 1; this translates as MNVVGEIVLSTFVEGVLDKLLSMDFLNPIRSEELNKPLEKLKLTLPSVATVGNDAEEKRFEKPVIGAWLKQLKHAVYDAEDVLDEIAFKAMEDQQEPQSQINRKVWDVFSKCRKIISDTLNDDREKIIRMLISDENVSSNGFCGIPIVGMGGVGKTTLARLVCNDYTVKLWVCGAFRLECMGEIVCKKFLLTLDDDQWIAFRRPFTTGSQVFKILITKRNAGVSSIMRNCP